The Xenopus tropicalis strain Nigerian chromosome 2, UCB_Xtro_10.0, whole genome shotgun sequence genome window below encodes:
- the LOC116408910 gene encoding uncharacterized protein LOC116408910, translating into MFPPSRWLGITDLHLTNAPTSVLFIWICPDTPMCLLLVPLLLSVAPGWAANIGPVYVAQNGSVLLSIPGYPNAERDFVTWRDGNGTLMGKFTNSSSYRQIWGCECELFRNGSLYLKRLGTVGDETYTVTVHNQGGTHLTTGSILVTVIEKVSAPRLYSSCSPDGRALIRCEVEAGTDPQYSWEEDGGNLSSSWNVRGNWMRGFAPVPVTVSCSVWNPVSEERSQRVSVFCPIPVSVPSLAVWCQQDGSARISCRTDSGTDPVFSWRVNGAHRQGDPSISGDGTWSQISVPPPAVGNTLCAVSNTISNGSSTLSFSCPVPLSDPVLGVSCESEERALLSCRVLTGSEPQYSWYINGTEIGNSSLRWRVSGNQLSVGLPPPPGNISCTVRNPISNGTVSVSSSVNCSVPVSDPVLEVSCLPNGSALVSCKVESGTNPFYSLIHNGETLRGNSSSPLVNVSVPLSPPGNISCSVTNRFSTRRVEGWSCPPPGRGSAIAGGVAVGQILCKSALFALYTALLCSMLRNLLRMRREEGEEIIYMNEIGNLQSRQ; encoded by the exons atgtttcccccgagcCGCTGGTTGGGCATCACAGATCTGCATCTTACTAACG caccaaccTCTGTTCTCTTCATCTGGATCTGCCCCGATACCCCCATGTGCCTCCTCCTGGTCCCTCTGCTCCTGTCTGTGGCCCCCG GTTGGGCGGCCAACATTGGTCCAGTGTATGTGGCACAGAATGGCTCAGTTCTGCTCAGTATCCCCGGCTATCCCAATGCTGAGAGAGACTTCGTGACCTGGAGAGATGGGAATGGAACTCTAATGGGGAAATTCACAAACTCCTCCTCatataggcagatatggggctGTGAGTGTGAGCTCTTCAGGAACGGCTCCCTGTACCTCAAGCGGCTGGGCACGGTGGGAGATGAGACCTACACTGTGACTGTGCATAACCAGGGCGGTACCCACCTCACTACTGGCTCCATCCTAGTGACTGTGATTG AGAAAGTGTCAGCCCCTCGGCTCTACTCCTCCTGCTCCCCCGATGGCCGCGCTCTGATTCGATGTGAGGTAGAGGCAGGGACTGACCCCCAATACTCCTGGGAGGAAGATGGGGGCAATCTGAGCTCCTCATGGAATGTGAGAGGCAATTGGATGAGAGGATTTGCCCCGGTCCCAGTTACTGTATCCTGCTCTGTATGGAACCCAGTCAGTGAGGAGCGGAGCCAACGGGTCTCTGTGTTCTGCCCCA TCCCTGTATCAGTTCCAAGCCTGGCAGTGTGGTGCCAACAGGATGGCAGTGCCAGGATCTCCTGCCGGACAGACAGTGGGACAGACCCAGTCTTCTCCTGGAGGGTAAATGGGGCACACAGACAAGGGGACCCCAGTATCTCAGGCGATGGGACCTGGAGCCAAATCTCTGTCCCCCCCCCGGCTGTAGGGAACACCCTCTGTGCTGTGTCCAACACTATCAGCAATGGGAGCAGCACCCTGAGCTTCTCCTGCCCAG TTCCCCTGTCGGATCCGGTACTTGGAGTCTCGTGTGAGTCGGAGGAGAGGGCGCTGCTCAGCTGCCGGGTACTGACTGGGTCGGAACCCCAATATTCCTGGTACATTAATGGCACAGAGATCGGGAATTCCAGTCTCAGATGGAGAGTGAGTGGGAATCAGCTGAGTGTGGGGTTACCCCCACCCCCCGGGAATATCAGCTGCACAGTGAGGAACCCTATCAGTAATGGGACAGTGAGTGTGAGCTCCAGTGTCAACTGCTCCG TTCCTGTATCGGATCCGGTTCTGGAGGTTTCCTGCCTACCCAATGGGTCGGCGCTGGTTTCCTGTAAGGTGGAAAGTGGGACAAATCCCTTCTACTCCCTGATCCATAATGGGGAGACTCTGCGTGGGAATTCCAGCTCCCCATTGGTTAATGTCTCAGTCCCATTATCCCCCCCTGGGAATATCAGCTGCTCAGTGACAAACAGATTCAGTACCAGGAGGGTAGAAGGCTGgtcctgcccccccccggg GAGAGGCAGCGCAA TTGCAGGCGGAGTTGCGGTTGGTCAGATCCTGTGCAAGTCGGCCCTGTTTGCCCTGTACACGGCGCTGTTGTGCTCGATGCTCCGGAACCTGCTGAGGATGAGGAGGGAGGAAGGAGAAGAGATCATTTATATGAATGAGATTGGGAACCTGCAGAGCAGACAATga